One segment of Shewanella piezotolerans WP3 DNA contains the following:
- the mraZ gene encoding division/cell wall cluster transcriptional repressor MraZ gives MFSGASAINLDAKGRIAMPKRHREPLHAHHNSQLVITVDIQSPCLLLYPVQEWQQIAVKLSQLSDTQPAERAIKRMLLGYAHECELDGNGRILLPTPLRQYANLEKRAMLVGQLNKFELWDEAAWQQQIEESRIAILNEDLAANQRLADFSL, from the coding sequence GTGTTTTCTGGGGCTAGCGCTATTAATTTAGATGCGAAAGGACGAATTGCGATGCCAAAACGGCACCGTGAGCCTTTGCACGCCCATCATAACAGTCAATTAGTGATTACTGTCGATATTCAATCACCCTGTTTACTGCTCTATCCAGTGCAAGAGTGGCAGCAAATAGCGGTTAAGTTATCTCAATTATCAGATACCCAGCCAGCGGAGCGAGCCATTAAGCGCATGTTGCTTGGCTATGCCCATGAATGTGAATTAGATGGCAATGGCCGCATTCTGTTACCCACCCCCCTACGTCAATACGCCAATTTGGAAAAACGGGCGATGTTAGTCGGGCAACTTAATAAGTTTGAGTTGTGGGATGAAGCAGCATGGCAACAGCAGATTGAAGAGAGTCGCATTGCGATTCTTAATGAAGATTTAGCAGCTAATCAACGTTTAGCTGACTTTTCGCTTTAG